The nucleotide sequence GCTACTGTTCCTGCTGCTAGGTTTCTGCGGAGATGCCGGGCGCTGAGGCCGACGGCGCCGGCggcgccggcgcctcctcctcctccactgcaGGTGAGGCTTGCGCCGGGGTGGTGAACGAATTTGGTGCGCTTTTGCTGGGTTTCCTGGGAGCGTTTGATCTGCTCGCCGGTTTGGTTGGTGTtgttgggttgctggtgctgcccTGGTAGATTTGGTGCTCGAGCCTGGCGCCTTCGTTGCGCTTCTGGTGCGAATCTTGCTTCTCCCAGCGGAGAATTACCCGGCGAGCTGAAGACATGTTTTTAGTTTGTTCGCTTGATTGGTCTTCCCATGCTGTTCTTGCCTCTGTTCTTCGTAGTTAGTTCTAGCTTGTAATCTGGGTAAAGATGTTAATTTGATCTGTTCTTCCTTGCTGCAGATAGTTTTGACGCCGGGCAGTACGCCTTCTTCGGGAAGGAGCCGCGCGACGGGCTCGAGCTAGGTTGCTTGGAGGCTGATGGTGGCCATGGCAATGGCGGTGGATTCAGCGGGCCAGAGGATGGTGGCTTGTACCGGCTCTCTTCGGTTGGAGAAGAGGTGCTGACTCCGGAACCTTCCTAGTCCACACCCTGACCATATTTGTTATGGACTGCTGGCCTTGTTTGTGTTGTGTTTTGGTTCTCATGCGTGCTTGATCCTATTTGATGGCGTGCGGATTTTGCAACTTGGATGTTAGTAGTGGAGAGTTAGTGCTGGAGGAATCACGAATAAATCCTTGCGGGCCTATGGGGTGTATCTGGTGGAAATGAGGATCAATTCACTAGTGTTGGAACACAAAGTCCTTTGGTGACCGGTGGGAACTTTTGAGCTATCTTAATGTGCCGTCTAGTGAACGATTTTAGCACTTATTTTCAGAGCACAAAAGTTCCTTTAGAGGGTGGAATTTCTTGCCTCGGATGTAGTAAGCAGAAGTTTTCTTGCACCCACCCTGTTACTAACTGGTCAAGACTTTACACCCCTAGAACACTGATTGTTGATTATATGAGTAGCCTAGCCTATGTATTTATCTGATTGTTGATTAtgggtaggatttttttttgaggaAATTATGAGTAGGATTTTTGGTGCAATTTGGATCCTAGCATACTTCCACCTGTGTTGTTTGACCCCAGAATTCATTTGTTGGGTTCAAACATAATTATTTCTGCAACTTTGGGATCAACATTTTCAATACTGCTGTGTGAAAATAACCATTGAATCTACTATGTTGCAGAATAATAGAGCTGATTGGTCTGTTGGTAGGCATGCCATTTTTGAACTGCTCTAGTTGCTTTAGCAGTCAACATTGCGTCGTTGATCTTGCAATGCTAATATCTAGTTTAAGTCTCCTATGGATTAAGTTTGGCCGTTAAGATTCATGTCATGTATTTCTGGGCATAGCGAGTTTAAGCTTATGCTGCTTAACATGATCAATTTTTAGTGACTCACTGACTGTGTGGCTCAGTTGTACTGCGTGATCATGATTAGCTAGAGCGCATGTGTAAACTTATACCTCGAGTTGATTGTAATGGGCAAATTGTTCATGTAAAGTAATTAGCCGTCAATCCCTGTTCAGTATTTTCAGAAACAAAGTTTGTATGGGGAATCAGGGACATGTGTATGCTTTTAGCTAACCTGACACCCTGTGCATACCATTTTCAAAATGCTTCCtgttttttattatcttttcttgtGATTTCTAATTTATTTAAATTCTCTAGTGCATGCTGTTATTCTGACTCAAGCTCCTATTTCCACAGATTGACAATCTAAGTAACTTGTCGGACGTCGATGATCTTGCGAGTACTTTTGCTAAGGTTTGCTACTCTTAACTTATTGCTCCAGTGTTTCAGCTTTAAAAATTGATAGGAGTTGGATATGACCTTTCCCACATGCACCTATCACATATGTTTTTGGGATACACAgtattcttcagcagattcttcttGAATTAGCAACTTTCTGAAGCCACATTATGCTTTATCATATTTTGCTAAGCGGTTACTCTTATTGTTTGACAATCCATTCTTTTCTTATTATATCCTTGATAATTTGATTATCTGAACTTAGTGAACGCAGATAGATTATTGATTCTGAACACATTTACCTATTCTACGTTTTTACCCATGAAAGGCCCTATTGGACATAAAAGATGTAGACACTGAGTTCATGGGGATTGAACTCGCTTTGGAGTAATATTTTGGTCAATGGCTATGCACCTTAGGATTATGTCTGTTGTGCCTTCACCTTCGTCTTTGTTTGACTTAATACTTATATATGATGCATGTGTTCATAGTAGCTGCTTGTTTACTATTACTGTTTCTTAGCTTGCACTCAGAAATTTACATATTTTATTTCAGTTGAACCGAACCGTTAGTGGAACACGGAATCCTGGTGTTATCGGTGACAGACGATCCATTTCAAGAGGAAGTAAGTTGACATTGCTACTTTTACGACAAATTAACACTGATGTTTAATAGTGTGAAGCTTATTTGTGATATTCGCTATTGCTCTCTATGAAACATGATGCTCAAACTTTGGTTGTTTAAGAATCTTCAAGTCAGTCTTCACAGCATGTTCTTCTGCACCATATTTATTTTTgtcgcttcaactgttttgcctcTCACTGTTAACCTTGTATATTATGTATGGAATTATGACATGCTATACATCATGTTATCTATGTCAGTAGATAAAAACATTTATGTTTTTTTCAGAAATGTTTATATTAATATATTGTAGTTTTTGCATGTGGCTTGTTGAAAGCTCAGCATGTGCTCCAGTACGATATGATTTTATTGCATTGTTGCACATATTTTCGAAATTTAATGTCACCAGTATTATCAGGAAGAGTGGCGAGGTGTCTGTATTTATTGGTTGGAAAGCAACTATTTTAAGCAAATTTCAATCCCTTGTGGCCTCGAATTTAGGTTCTTATATATTGTTCTGTCAGGATAAAAAAATTGTCTTATGTTGAATTATGTGTATAGTAGAAGtcaattttatgccccaagattcAATGTGTTACTGATCTATGGAATGATTTTTATTCTTCAGGTTCTTTAACTGTTGATTGGACTGAGGATGTAGAGTTTCCCAATTATCAAGATATATTAGAAAATGAGGAATTCCAGGAAGGTAAAAGATGGTGGTCATCACAGTCACATTCTTTGGTGCAGCAAGGGGACAGCAAACCGCTAAGTCGAACATCTTCCTATCCTCAGCAGCCACTGCAGCACCGTTCCAGTGAACCTATCACAGGACCAAAGTCTCCTCCGTTTACCTCGTTTCCGCCACCAGGTGGTAGATCACCACATCCTGCTCAAGGTCTTACACGTCATGGGAGCATTCCATCATTTGGAGCTGGGATACAGATGGGTTCTCCGAGCATGCCACTGCCAGGTTCCCCGTATCATATGGTTGGGTTACCTCATGGACTACCATATGGGGGAAGCATGCCCTTTGGTGGTCCTAATATGCATGTAGGCAATCCAATGCAAAATGACTGGTCAAACCAAGCCAACCTGTTCACTGGGGAGCACCTTAATCTACTGCCAAACTTATTACAGAAACAAATATCGCTTCCGAATAGCCCAATGTCATCACTGCTATTCTCTCAGCAACAGCAGAGATTGGCACAGCTCCAACCATCCCACCATCAGAATTACCTAAATTTACCACCCCACCTATTCTACCATCATCACCCCCCAGAGATACCAGGCAGGTTTGAATCTGCTACCAGTCTTCCTTCATCAAGAGACAAGAGATCAAGATCAGGAAGGGGAAAACACAGTTTACGTTTTTCTCAACCACCATCTGATACTACTGGTAGTCAGAACGGTGAGAGTGGTGGACTGAAGTTTAGATCCAAGTACATGTCATCTGAAGAGATCGAGTCTATTCTAAGAATGCAGCACTCGGCAAGTCACAGCAGTGATCCTTATGTTGTTGATTATTATCATCAAGCTTGCATGGCGAAAAAGGGTTCCAGTTCTAAGCAAAAGACCAATTTCTCCCCAACATCAGTTAAAGACTTGCCCTCCAAGTCTAGATCAAGTAGTGACCAGCATGCATATCTTCAGGTCGATGCTCTTGGGAGAGTTTCTTTCTCTTCCATTCGCAGGCCCCGGTCTCTTCTTGAAGTTGACAATCCTTTGTCAGGTGAGGGTCCTCATGATCAGAAGTCTTCGGTGAGGTCCCTGGAGAAAGAACCTATGCTAGCAGCCAGGGTCACTGTTGAAGATGCCATTGGTCTTCTTCTTGAGGTGGATGATATTGACAGGCTCCTGCAGTCTAGCCAGGCACAGGAGAATAGCTTTCAGCTGAGGCGAAGGCGACAAGTTCTCCTTGAAGGTCTAGCCGCATCACTTCAGCTTGCTGACCCTCTTGGGCCCAGCAAATCTGCCAATTCATCTGGTTTAGCCCCTAAGGATGATATTGTCTTTCTTCGCATTGTTTCTCTTCCCAAAGGACGTAAGCTTCTGGCTCGTTATATCCGGCTTATTGTCCCTGGAAGCGAGTTGACCAGGATTGTGTGCATGGCTATTTTCCGACACCTGAGGTTCTTGTTTGGGGGT is from Triticum aestivum cultivar Chinese Spring chromosome 3A, IWGSC CS RefSeq v2.1, whole genome shotgun sequence and encodes:
- the LOC123062178 gene encoding protein PAT1 homolog 1 — its product is MPGAEADGAGGAGASSSSTADSFDAGQYAFFGKEPRDGLELGCLEADGGHGNGGGFSGPEDGGLYRLSSVGEEIDNLSNLSDVDDLASTFAKLNRTVSGTRNPGVIGDRRSISRGSSLTVDWTEDVEFPNYQDILENEEFQEGKRWWSSQSHSLVQQGDSKPLSRTSSYPQQPLQHRSSEPITGPKSPPFTSFPPPGGRSPHPAQGLTRHGSIPSFGAGIQMGSPSMPLPGSPYHMVGLPHGLPYGGSMPFGGPNMHVGNPMQNDWSNQANLFTGEHLNLLPNLLQKQISLPNSPMSSLLFSQQQQRLAQLQPSHHQNYLNLPPHLFYHHHPPEIPGRFESATSLPSSRDKRSRSGRGKHSLRFSQPPSDTTGSQNGESGGLKFRSKYMSSEEIESILRMQHSASHSSDPYVVDYYHQACMAKKGSSSKQKTNFSPTSVKDLPSKSRSSSDQHAYLQVDALGRVSFSSIRRPRSLLEVDNPLSGEGPHDQKSSVRSLEKEPMLAARVTVEDAIGLLLEVDDIDRLLQSSQAQENSFQLRRRRQVLLEGLAASLQLADPLGPSKSANSSGLAPKDDIVFLRIVSLPKGRKLLARYIRLIVPGSELTRIVCMAIFRHLRFLFGGLPSDSSAAETTVALAKTVSTCAHHMELGALSACLAAVVCSSEQPPLRPLGSSAGDGASLIIKSVLDRATELLTDQRAVSSYTPSNRALWQASFDAFFGLLTKYCLSKYESILQMFVMQASGSVIGSEASQAPSREMPVELLRASLPHTNEQQRQMLLDFAQRTTPASSFNPPGASGGHISSESVPG